A stretch of Pseudomonas sp. CCC3.1 DNA encodes these proteins:
- a CDS encoding vWA domain-containing protein, whose translation MGRVSGATASHGRASRSAELAKKALGIRPRSTAGADAKPRPGILEQGRLGASRYAENGAIDWVQTLLRGRPKTREDLAHKARKGAAQELWLVVIDASASTRRNQALSDAKGLLAQLFDDAYRQRARVAVMTASGSAPQWHVSGAKASKALDQWLEGLGAGGGTPLLDALHEVVRWLEVRRKQFSQEQQRFLLVTDGRLKERSSLPGLDCLGLLIDIERGPIRLGRARQMAAELGIDYQHIDG comes from the coding sequence ATGGGGCGAGTTAGCGGCGCAACCGCAAGCCATGGGCGCGCGTCGAGAAGTGCCGAGCTGGCCAAAAAAGCCCTAGGCATTCGCCCTCGATCAACTGCGGGGGCGGATGCCAAACCCCGACCGGGAATACTCGAACAAGGCCGCCTGGGTGCCAGTCGCTATGCTGAGAATGGCGCGATTGATTGGGTGCAAACCCTGCTGCGCGGCCGCCCGAAAACGCGCGAAGACCTGGCCCATAAAGCGCGTAAAGGTGCAGCTCAGGAACTGTGGCTGGTGGTGATTGATGCTTCTGCGTCAACCCGCCGGAATCAGGCATTGAGTGATGCCAAGGGTTTGCTGGCGCAACTTTTCGACGATGCCTATCGCCAGCGTGCCAGGGTAGCAGTGATGACCGCGAGCGGCAGTGCGCCGCAGTGGCACGTCAGCGGCGCCAAGGCTTCAAAAGCGCTGGATCAGTGGCTGGAGGGGCTGGGGGCTGGCGGTGGCACGCCGTTGCTGGACGCGTTGCACGAAGTCGTGCGTTGGCTTGAGGTGCGTCGCAAGCAGTTTTCACAGGAGCAACAGCGGTTTTTGTTGGTCACAGATGGACGATTAAAAGAGCGGTCGTCGCTGCCCGGACTGGACTGCCTTGGGCTGTTGATTGATATAGAGAGGGGGCCGATTCGTCTGGGGCGCGCCCGGCAAATGGCGGCAGAGTTGGGAATCGACTACCAACATATCGATGGTTAA
- a CDS encoding ATP-binding protein — MTDTPHFPLSAVVGADSLKLALCLTAIDPKIGGVLIEGPRGMAKSTLARGLADVLASGPFVTLPLGATEERLVGTLDLDAALGQSKAQFSPGVLAKADGGVLYVDEVNLLADHLVDVLLDVAASGINVVERDGISHRHPARFVLIGTMNPEEGELRPQLLDRFGLNVAMDSQPQPTERGEIIRRRLAFDADPQGFCAQWAQAQDALRQRCQQARDGLQQIELDDQSLAVITERCYAAGVDGLRADLVWLRAARAHTAWRGAESISLDDIDAVAEFALRHRRREQTPQAPTPEPQSSAQSAGHSASSGQGQWGELAAQPQAMGARREVPSWPKKP, encoded by the coding sequence ATGACTGACACCCCCCATTTCCCGCTGTCGGCGGTGGTCGGCGCGGACTCATTGAAACTGGCGCTGTGCCTGACGGCGATTGACCCGAAAATTGGCGGAGTGTTGATCGAGGGCCCGCGCGGCATGGCCAAATCGACCCTGGCCCGTGGCCTGGCCGATGTGCTCGCCAGCGGCCCGTTTGTGACGTTGCCGTTGGGCGCGACTGAAGAGCGCTTGGTCGGCACCCTAGATCTGGACGCGGCGCTGGGCCAGAGCAAGGCGCAATTTTCGCCCGGTGTATTGGCCAAGGCCGATGGCGGGGTGCTGTATGTCGACGAAGTCAACCTGCTGGCGGATCACTTGGTGGACGTGTTGCTGGACGTCGCCGCCAGCGGCATTAACGTGGTGGAGCGTGATGGTATTTCCCATCGCCACCCGGCGCGGTTTGTGCTGATCGGCACCATGAACCCCGAAGAAGGCGAACTGCGCCCGCAATTGCTCGACCGATTTGGCTTGAACGTGGCCATGGACAGCCAGCCGCAGCCGACGGAGCGCGGAGAAATCATCCGTCGCCGGTTAGCTTTTGATGCCGATCCGCAGGGCTTTTGTGCGCAGTGGGCGCAGGCGCAAGACGCCTTGCGTCAACGTTGCCAGCAGGCGCGAGACGGCTTGCAACAGATTGAACTGGATGATCAGTCATTGGCCGTGATTACCGAGCGTTGTTACGCCGCGGGTGTCGATGGCTTGCGTGCCGATCTGGTCTGGCTGAGGGCGGCGCGGGCGCATACGGCCTGGCGCGGGGCAGAATCCATCAGTCTGGATGACATTGATGCGGTCGCCGAGTTTGCCTTGCGTCATCGCCGTCGTGAGCAAACCCCGCAAGCACCGACCCCCGAGCCGCAGTCATCTGCCCAATCGGCAGGCCATTCTGCAAGTTCAGGGCAGGGGCAATGGGGCGAGTTAGCGGCGCAACCGCAAGCCATGGGCGCGCGTCGAGAAGTGCCGAGCTGGCCAAAAAAGCCCTAG
- the cobN gene encoding cobaltochelatase subunit CobN encodes MHLLRTQPGGFVSDDNIADLGQTPAELVILCSGDSSLALLADAAQQLPEDYPSLRLANPMQVQNHGSVDLYVDQVLQHAKVILLSLHGGIGYWRYGIERLMQLAERGVTLILVPGDDRPDPELSALSTVPAEQGERLWHFLRQGGRHNALQLYRCLASQCLGRDYPWDEPQTLPRTAIYHPQHTSPELKHWQADWHAGQPVAALLFYRSHLQAANTAFVDVFCQRLQAAGLNPLPIAVASLKEPGCLTVVQDLLDEVEAGVILNTTGFAQSSPEAPHLRPFRRNIPVIQAICAQDNEPGWRDSEQGLGPRDLAMHIALPELDGRIISRPVSFKDLAWRSERSQSDVVCYRAQPERMDFVAELARRWVELARVPNPQKRIALILANYPTRDGRIGNGVGLDTPAAALNILRALQVQGYPLDTELPESGTALIQALLGGVSNDLDSLDLRPCHQSLGLDEYWTMFSQLPEANQQAVNERWGAPQDDPMFRSGRLMIAGLRFGLTFVGIQPARGYQADASAVYHDPDLVPPHAYLAFYFWLRHTYGAHAVVHVGKHGNLEWLPGKGVGLSEHCWPDAILGPMPNVYPFIVNDPGEGAQAKRRTQAVIIDHLMPPLTRAETYGPLRDLELLADEYYEAQLLDPRRARELQRDILKLVRDTHIDRELQLDENLDSDADAAIWLPRLDTYLCDLKESQIRDGLHIFGESPAGRLRIDTLLALLRIPRGDGRGAQSSLLRALAKAFELGFDPLDCALAEPWVTRQPPELQAVSEALWRTAGDTRERLELYAALLIEQALEGRLQLPEGEQWVEVRSIFDALLAVVAPRLDACGPAEMQGLLDALSGRFVPAGPSGAPSRGRLDVLPTGRNFFSVDVRNLPTTTAWRIGFQSATLILERHLQDHGDHLRQLGLSVWGTATMRTGGDDIAQAMALMGVRPVWATGSQRVDDFEILPVSLLDRPRVDVTLRVSGFFRDAFANLIRLFDAAVQAVAALDEPDDLNPLAAKVRREREQLERDGLAPELAARQAGWRIFGAKPGAYGAGVQNAIDGRVWQSREDLAEVYLNWGGYAYGGTDEGTAARDQFAQRLSQVQAVVQNQDNREHDLLDSNDYYQFQGGMLAAVESLSGTTAASYHGDHSQPDVPKIRTLKEELNRVIRSRAANPKWIEGVKRHGYKGAFEMAATLDNVFAFDATTQLIDDHQYALLADAYLLDPDTREFVQQHNPHALRDMTERLLEAQQRGLWSEPGEYRQALEDLLLDIEED; translated from the coding sequence ATGCATTTGCTCAGGACCCAGCCCGGTGGCTTTGTATCGGACGACAACATTGCCGACTTAGGCCAAACCCCCGCCGAGCTGGTGATCCTGTGCAGCGGTGATTCAAGCCTGGCACTGCTCGCGGACGCCGCGCAGCAGTTGCCTGAAGATTATCCAAGCCTGCGTCTGGCAAACCCGATGCAGGTGCAAAACCATGGCTCGGTCGATCTGTACGTCGACCAGGTGCTGCAACACGCCAAAGTGATTCTGCTGTCCTTGCACGGCGGAATTGGTTATTGGCGCTACGGCATTGAGCGCCTGATGCAGTTGGCCGAGCGCGGCGTGACGCTGATTCTGGTGCCGGGCGATGACCGTCCTGACCCTGAGTTGAGTGCGCTGAGCACTGTACCCGCCGAACAGGGCGAGCGTCTTTGGCACTTTTTGCGTCAGGGCGGGCGGCATAATGCGCTGCAACTTTATCGCTGCTTGGCCAGCCAATGCCTGGGCCGCGATTACCCGTGGGATGAGCCGCAGACCTTGCCGCGCACCGCCATCTATCACCCGCAGCACACCAGCCCCGAACTCAAGCACTGGCAGGCTGACTGGCACGCCGGGCAGCCGGTGGCGGCGCTGCTGTTCTATCGCTCGCACTTGCAAGCGGCCAACACTGCGTTTGTCGATGTGTTTTGCCAGCGTTTGCAAGCGGCAGGGCTTAACCCTTTGCCGATTGCAGTCGCCAGCCTTAAAGAGCCGGGCTGCCTGACGGTGGTTCAGGACCTGCTCGACGAGGTCGAGGCCGGGGTCATTCTCAATACCACTGGCTTTGCCCAGTCCAGTCCCGAAGCGCCTCACTTGCGCCCGTTCCGGCGCAATATCCCGGTCATTCAGGCCATTTGTGCCCAAGACAACGAACCCGGCTGGCGCGACAGCGAACAAGGCCTTGGCCCGCGTGATCTGGCGATGCACATTGCCTTGCCAGAACTGGACGGGCGAATCATCAGCCGTCCGGTCAGTTTTAAAGACTTGGCGTGGCGCAGTGAGCGCAGCCAGTCGGATGTGGTGTGCTATCGCGCGCAGCCGGAACGCATGGACTTTGTCGCCGAGCTGGCGCGGCGCTGGGTTGAGCTGGCTCGCGTGCCAAACCCGCAAAAACGCATCGCCCTGATTCTGGCCAACTACCCGACCCGCGATGGTCGCATCGGTAATGGCGTGGGGCTGGATACTCCGGCCGCTGCGCTGAATATTCTGCGGGCCTTGCAGGTGCAGGGCTATCCGCTGGACACCGAGTTGCCGGAGTCCGGGACCGCATTGATTCAGGCTTTGCTGGGCGGCGTCAGTAACGACCTCGACAGCCTTGACCTGCGTCCATGCCATCAAAGCCTGGGGCTGGATGAGTACTGGACGATGTTCAGCCAGTTGCCCGAGGCCAATCAGCAAGCGGTCAATGAACGCTGGGGCGCGCCGCAAGATGACCCGATGTTTCGCAGCGGCCGTCTGATGATCGCCGGGCTGCGTTTTGGTTTGACCTTTGTTGGCATTCAGCCGGCGCGTGGTTATCAGGCAGACGCCAGCGCGGTCTATCACGATCCGGACCTGGTACCGCCCCATGCGTACCTGGCGTTTTACTTCTGGTTGCGCCACACCTACGGCGCTCACGCCGTGGTGCACGTTGGCAAACACGGCAACCTGGAATGGTTGCCGGGCAAAGGCGTCGGGTTGTCGGAGCATTGCTGGCCAGACGCGATTCTCGGCCCCATGCCGAATGTGTACCCATTTATCGTCAACGATCCGGGCGAGGGCGCACAGGCCAAGCGCCGCACTCAGGCAGTGATCATCGACCATTTAATGCCGCCGTTGACCCGGGCTGAAACCTACGGCCCGTTGCGCGATCTTGAGCTGCTGGCCGACGAGTATTACGAAGCACAATTGCTCGACCCGCGCCGCGCCCGCGAGTTGCAGCGCGACATTCTCAAGTTGGTGCGTGACACTCACATCGATCGTGAGCTGCAACTGGACGAGAACCTCGACAGCGACGCCGATGCGGCGATCTGGTTGCCGCGTCTGGACACCTACTTGTGCGATTTAAAAGAGTCGCAAATCCGCGATGGGCTGCATATTTTTGGTGAGTCACCGGCTGGGCGCCTGCGTATCGACACGTTGCTGGCGTTGCTGCGTATTCCCCGTGGCGATGGCCGTGGCGCTCAATCAAGCCTGTTGCGGGCCTTGGCGAAAGCCTTTGAATTGGGCTTCGATCCGCTGGATTGCGCGCTGGCCGAGCCATGGGTGACGCGTCAACCTCCCGAATTGCAAGCCGTTAGCGAGGCGCTGTGGCGCACGGCGGGAGACACCCGAGAACGTCTGGAACTGTATGCGGCGCTGTTGATAGAGCAGGCACTGGAAGGCCGCCTGCAATTGCCAGAAGGTGAGCAGTGGGTCGAAGTACGTTCCATTTTTGATGCGTTGCTGGCGGTTGTGGCGCCGCGTTTGGATGCCTGCGGCCCGGCTGAGATGCAGGGTTTGCTCGATGCGCTGAGCGGGCGCTTTGTGCCAGCCGGGCCAAGCGGTGCGCCGAGCCGCGGACGGCTGGACGTGCTGCCCACCGGGCGTAACTTTTTCTCGGTAGACGTGCGCAACCTGCCCACAACCACCGCATGGCGTATCGGCTTCCAGTCCGCCACTCTGATTCTTGAACGTCATCTGCAAGATCACGGTGATCACCTGCGTCAGCTCGGGCTCTCGGTTTGGGGCACGGCGACCATGCGCACCGGGGGCGACGACATTGCCCAGGCCATGGCCCTTATGGGCGTACGACCGGTATGGGCCACGGGCAGCCAGCGCGTCGATGACTTTGAAATCTTGCCGGTCAGCCTGCTCGACCGGCCACGGGTCGATGTCACCTTGCGTGTGTCGGGGTTCTTTCGCGATGCCTTTGCCAACTTGATCCGCCTGTTTGATGCAGCGGTGCAAGCGGTGGCTGCGCTGGACGAGCCTGATGATCTGAACCCGCTGGCGGCCAAGGTACGCCGTGAACGCGAGCAGCTTGAGCGCGACGGCCTGGCCCCTGAGTTGGCGGCGCGTCAGGCGGGCTGGCGTATTTTCGGCGCCAAACCCGGTGCTTATGGCGCAGGCGTGCAAAACGCCATTGATGGTCGCGTGTGGCAAAGCCGCGAAGACCTGGCTGAGGTGTACCTGAACTGGGGTGGCTACGCTTATGGCGGCACCGATGAAGGCACGGCTGCCCGTGACCAGTTTGCCCAGCGCCTGAGTCAGGTGCAGGCGGTGGTGCAGAATCAGGACAATCGCGAGCATGACTTGCTCGATTCCAACGACTATTACCAATTTCAGGGCGGCATGCTGGCAGCCGTCGAAAGCCTGAGTGGCACAACGGCCGCCAGCTACCATGGCGACCACAGCCAGCCCGACGTGCCGAAAATTCGCACCCTCAAAGAAGAACTGAATCGGGTGATCCGCTCGCGGGCGGCGAATCCGAAGTGGATCGAAGGGGTTAAACGCCATGGCTACAAGGGGGCGTTCGAGATGGCGGCAACCCTCGATAATGTGTTTGCCTTTGACGCCACGACCCAGTTGATCGACGACCACCAATACGCGTTGCTGGCCGATGCCTACCTGCTGGACCCGGACACCCGTGAATTTGTGCAGCAACATAACCCGCATGCACTGCGCGACATGACCGAGCGTTTGCTTGAAGCGCAGCAGCGAGGTCTGTGGAGTGAGCCGGGCGAATATCGCCAGGCGCTGGAAGACCTGCTGCTGGACATCGAAGAAGATTGA
- the cobW gene encoding cobalamin biosynthesis protein CobW, protein MKTLAKTPVTIVTGFLGSGKTTLLRHMLDNAQGRRIAVIVNEFGELGIDGEILKQCSIGCTEEEANGRVYELANGCLCCTVQEEFFPVMRELVARRGDIDHILIETSGLALPKPLVQAFQWPEIRSACTVDAVITVVDSPAVARGTFAAFPDQVDAQRKLDPNLDHESPLHELFADQLASADLVILNKADLINPEDLAKVRAEVAEELPPAVKIIEASSGRLPLDILLGLGAGSEDHIDSRHSHHDHHHDGDDDHDDHDHDAFDSISIELPQAEERVLLDALTQLVVKHDILRVKGFAAIPGKPMRLLIQGVGTRFDKHFDRAWGSDEARTTKLVLIGQDLDAALLESTLRTALSV, encoded by the coding sequence ATGAAAACACTGGCCAAAACCCCCGTCACTATCGTTACCGGCTTCCTCGGCTCGGGCAAAACCACCTTGCTGCGCCACATGCTGGACAACGCCCAAGGTCGCCGCATTGCGGTGATCGTCAACGAATTCGGCGAGTTGGGCATCGACGGCGAAATCCTCAAGCAATGCTCCATCGGCTGCACCGAAGAAGAAGCCAACGGCCGCGTCTACGAACTGGCCAACGGCTGTCTGTGCTGCACCGTTCAAGAAGAATTCTTCCCGGTGATGCGCGAACTGGTTGCCCGTCGTGGTGACATCGATCACATCCTGATTGAAACCTCGGGCCTGGCCTTGCCAAAGCCGCTGGTTCAAGCTTTTCAGTGGCCAGAAATCCGCAGCGCCTGCACCGTTGACGCCGTGATCACTGTGGTCGACAGCCCGGCAGTGGCGCGGGGCACCTTTGCCGCCTTCCCGGATCAGGTGGATGCCCAGCGCAAACTCGACCCGAACCTGGATCACGAGTCGCCACTGCACGAACTGTTTGCCGATCAATTGGCCAGCGCTGACTTGGTGATCCTCAACAAAGCGGACCTGATCAACCCTGAAGACCTGGCCAAAGTGCGTGCCGAAGTGGCTGAAGAGCTGCCACCGGCGGTGAAAATCATTGAGGCCAGCAGCGGTCGTCTGCCCCTGGACATTTTGCTGGGTCTGGGCGCCGGTTCCGAAGACCACATCGACAGCCGTCACAGCCACCACGACCATCACCACGATGGCGATGATGACCACGACGATCATGACCACGATGCTTTCGACTCCATCTCTATTGAGCTGCCACAAGCAGAGGAGCGTGTGCTGTTGGACGCCCTGACGCAATTGGTGGTCAAGCACGACATCCTGCGGGTTAAAGGTTTTGCGGCGATTCCTGGCAAGCCGATGCGTTTGTTGATTCAGGGCGTGGGCACGCGTTTTGACAAGCACTTCGACCGCGCCTGGGGCAGTGATGAGGCGCGCACCACCAAGCTGGTTCTGATTGGCCAGGACCTGGACGCCGCACTGCTTGAGTCCACCCTGCGTACAGCGTTGAGCGTTTAA
- the efeU gene encoding iron uptake transporter permease EfeU — MLVPFLIMLREGIEAALIVGIIASYLKQTGRGQWMPAVWIGVFLAAALSLLVGGGLELMSAEFPQKQQELFEGIVGLIAVGILSSMVFWMRKVARSIKHSLHTSLDHALAGSKHQVTALIAMVFFAVAREGLETVFFLLAVFQQSEGPAAPLGALLGLILAIFVGFAIYSGSMRLNLGLFFRWTGLFILVVAAGILANSVQALHEAGLWNHLQDVVFDISATLPMDGPLGSILAGMFGYQDAPTVSVIGAYVIYLVVTLVMFFRSPAPPKAIQPSSVTNS, encoded by the coding sequence ATGCTGGTTCCATTTCTGATCATGCTGCGCGAAGGTATCGAAGCCGCGCTTATCGTCGGCATCATTGCCAGTTACCTCAAGCAAACCGGGCGTGGGCAGTGGATGCCTGCGGTCTGGATTGGGGTTTTCCTCGCCGCCGCCTTGTCGCTGCTGGTCGGCGGTGGCCTGGAACTGATGAGCGCCGAATTCCCGCAAAAACAGCAGGAATTGTTCGAAGGCATCGTCGGCCTGATCGCCGTTGGCATTCTCAGCTCCATGGTGTTCTGGATGCGCAAGGTCGCCCGCTCGATCAAGCATTCTCTGCACACCTCTCTCGACCACGCCCTCGCCGGCTCCAAACATCAAGTCACCGCGCTGATTGCCATGGTGTTTTTTGCAGTGGCACGTGAAGGGCTGGAAACCGTGTTTTTCCTGCTCGCGGTGTTCCAGCAAAGCGAAGGTCCGGCCGCACCTCTGGGCGCCCTGCTCGGGCTGATTCTGGCGATCTTCGTGGGCTTTGCTATTTATAGCGGCAGCATGCGCCTGAACCTGGGGCTGTTTTTCCGCTGGACCGGGCTGTTCATTCTGGTGGTCGCCGCTGGCATTTTGGCCAATTCGGTGCAAGCCCTGCACGAAGCCGGGCTGTGGAATCACCTGCAAGACGTGGTCTTCGACATTAGCGCCACGCTGCCGATGGACGGCCCGCTGGGTTCGATCCTGGCCGGGATGTTCGGCTATCAAGACGCACCCACTGTCAGTGTGATCGGCGCCTATGTGATTTATCTGGTGGTGACGTTGGTGATGTTCTTCCGCTCCCCGGCACCGCCCAAAGCCATCCAACCCTCTTCAGTGACGAACTCATAA
- the efeO gene encoding iron uptake system protein EfeO, whose translation MSTPASGTPPRALRWAVAGSVIVMIAAGGLFYYASQLAAAKRKVHSNEITVTIHPHSCEPNALTVPAGFNSFRIVNASERAVEWEILDGVLVIEERENIAPGLSQVINANLAPGDYAITCGLLSNPRGTLHVTPTAESEANAKARPSMVAFIGPLSEFRVYLSSQGNALIKAVDALSQAIASGDLQQAQALYVPAREAYQRLAPAAQRLAELDNAINARADYFEKREQDPGFSGFHRLEYGLFEQHSTQGLAPIAEQLQANALLLKQQLLAQSLPPEQLVNIVSRTLHNLADTRAASGEEERYSHIDLNGFAANLQTTRKVVDLLRPLLAKNNADILLNIDTASSALEAVLSGLKTDKGYLTYDTVSAAQRQEISNKAKALADALDGIDPALGLSGL comes from the coding sequence ATGTCTACCCCTGCAAGCGGTACACCCCCACGCGCGCTGCGCTGGGCTGTGGCCGGCTCGGTGATCGTAATGATCGCGGCCGGCGGGTTGTTCTACTACGCCTCGCAACTGGCTGCGGCCAAGCGCAAGGTGCACAGCAATGAAATCACCGTAACGATTCACCCTCACAGTTGTGAACCCAACGCCCTGACCGTGCCCGCCGGCTTTAACAGTTTCCGTATCGTCAACGCCTCGGAACGTGCCGTCGAATGGGAAATCCTTGACGGCGTGCTAGTGATCGAAGAGCGCGAGAACATTGCTCCCGGTCTCAGCCAGGTGATCAACGCCAACCTCGCGCCCGGTGATTACGCCATTACCTGCGGCCTGCTCAGCAACCCGCGCGGCACCCTGCACGTCACACCGACCGCGGAATCGGAAGCCAACGCCAAGGCGCGCCCATCCATGGTGGCGTTCATTGGCCCTTTGTCAGAGTTCCGGGTGTACTTGAGCAGCCAGGGCAACGCGCTGATCAAGGCTGTTGACGCCTTGTCGCAAGCGATTGCCAGCGGCGACTTGCAGCAGGCACAGGCCCTTTATGTACCGGCACGCGAGGCCTATCAGCGCCTGGCCCCGGCCGCACAACGCCTGGCTGAACTGGACAACGCCATCAACGCCCGCGCCGATTACTTCGAAAAACGCGAACAAGACCCAGGCTTCAGTGGTTTTCATCGCCTCGAATACGGCCTGTTTGAGCAACACAGCACCCAAGGCCTGGCGCCGATTGCCGAGCAATTGCAAGCCAATGCGTTACTGCTCAAGCAACAACTGCTGGCGCAATCGCTGCCGCCTGAACAGTTGGTCAATATTGTTTCGCGCACATTGCACAACCTGGCGGACACCCGTGCCGCCAGCGGCGAAGAAGAGCGTTACAGCCACATCGACCTGAACGGTTTCGCCGCCAACCTTCAAACCACGCGCAAGGTGGTCGATCTGCTGCGCCCGTTACTGGCCAAAAACAATGCCGACATTCTGCTCAACATTGATACCGCCAGCTCCGCGCTTGAAGCCGTACTCAGCGGCCTGAAAACCGATAAAGGCTACCTCACGTACGACACGGTGAGCGCGGCCCAGCGTCAAGAAATCAGTAACAAGGCCAAGGCTCTGGCCGATGCACTCGATGGAATCGATCCAGCCCTCGGCCTTTCCGGCCTGTAA
- the efeB gene encoding iron uptake transporter deferrochelatase/peroxidase subunit codes for MSDSDNSPSEFNLQRRRVLLGMGVAGAALAGSALSCPAMAASANAQVTQAPSSDKTQDHHAFHGQHQNGIVTPRPAAGMLVSFDVLASDRKDLERLFRTLNERIAFLTKGGPVPQVDPKLPPTDSGILGPVVTPDNLTVTVSVGESLFDERFGLSSVKPKRLSRMQGFPNDALEPALCHGDLSLQFCANTADTNIHALRDIVKNLPDLLLVRWKQEGTVPPQAPTKPGVPPQSARNFLGFRDGSANPDSNNNAVMNTIVWVQPGSDEPHWAVDGSYQAVRIIRNFVERWDRTPLQEQQSIFGRNKASGAPMDGQHETDVPDYSKDPEGKVTKLDAHIRLANPRTAETSNSLILRRPFNYSNGVNKNGQLDMGLLFICYQSDLDKGFIAVQTRLNGEPLEEYLKPIGGGYFFTLPGVRNDQDFIGRSLLNAAAPLTRT; via the coding sequence ATGAGCGATTCAGACAACAGCCCTAGCGAATTCAATCTGCAACGCCGCCGCGTGCTCCTCGGTATGGGGGTCGCAGGTGCCGCACTGGCTGGCAGCGCCCTGAGTTGCCCGGCCATGGCGGCCAGCGCCAACGCGCAAGTCACCCAGGCGCCCAGCAGCGACAAGACCCAGGACCATCACGCGTTCCACGGCCAACACCAGAACGGCATCGTAACCCCGCGCCCCGCAGCAGGCATGCTCGTGTCCTTTGATGTGCTGGCCAGCGACCGCAAAGACCTGGAGCGCCTGTTCCGCACCTTGAATGAGCGCATTGCGTTCCTGACCAAAGGCGGCCCAGTACCCCAGGTCGACCCCAAGTTACCGCCAACCGACTCCGGCATTCTCGGCCCGGTCGTCACCCCGGACAACCTGACGGTGACGGTGTCGGTCGGCGAGTCGCTGTTCGATGAGCGCTTCGGCCTGAGCAGCGTCAAGCCCAAGCGTCTGAGCCGCATGCAGGGCTTTCCCAACGATGCGCTGGAGCCCGCACTCTGCCACGGCGATCTGAGCCTGCAGTTTTGCGCCAATACCGCCGACACCAACATTCACGCTCTGCGCGACATCGTGAAAAACCTGCCGGACTTGCTGCTGGTGCGTTGGAAGCAAGAAGGTACTGTGCCGCCGCAAGCCCCAACGAAGCCGGGCGTACCGCCACAGAGCGCGCGCAACTTTTTGGGTTTCCGTGATGGCTCGGCCAACCCGGACTCCAATAACAACGCTGTGATGAACACCATTGTCTGGGTCCAGCCGGGCAGCGACGAACCGCATTGGGCAGTGGATGGCAGCTATCAAGCGGTGCGCATCATTCGCAATTTTGTTGAACGCTGGGACCGCACCCCTCTGCAAGAGCAACAAAGCATCTTCGGCCGCAACAAGGCCAGTGGCGCGCCGATGGATGGCCAGCACGAGACCGACGTTCCGGATTACAGCAAAGACCCCGAAGGCAAGGTCACCAAGCTGGACGCTCACATCCGCCTGGCCAACCCGCGCACTGCCGAAACCAGCAACAGCTTGATCCTGCGTCGCCCGTTCAACTACTCCAACGGGGTTAACAAAAACGGCCAACTGGACATGGGCTTGCTGTTCATTTGCTACCAGAGCGATCTGGACAAAGGTTTTATCGCGGTACAGACCCGACTCAACGGTGAGCCTCTGGAGGAATACCTCAAGCCGATTGGCGGCGGTTACTTCTTCACCTTGCCGGGCGTGCGCAACGATCAGGATTTCATTGGGCGCTCGTTGCTCAATGCCGCTGCACCGCTCACCCGCACTTGA
- the efeO gene encoding iron uptake system protein EfeO, with protein sequence MKKTPLALLIALGLLHTPLSVFAATAPLDLVQPISDYKIYVTEEIDTLAQETQKFTDAIKKGDLATAKKLYAPTRVHYESIEPIAELFSDLDASIDSRVDDHEKGVTAEDFTGFHRIEYTLFSENSTKGLDALADKLNTDVKDLQTRVAGLTFPPEKVVGGAAALMEEVAATKISGEEDRYSHTDLYDFQGNVDGAKKIFDLFRPQIAANDKAFVAKVDKNFATVDKILAKYKTKEGGFETYDKVKDNDRKALVGPVNTLAEDLSTLRGKLGLN encoded by the coding sequence ATGAAGAAGACGCCGCTCGCACTGCTCATCGCTCTAGGTTTGCTGCACACCCCGCTCTCGGTATTCGCGGCGACTGCACCCCTGGATCTGGTGCAACCTATTTCCGACTACAAAATTTACGTCACTGAAGAAATCGACACCCTGGCGCAAGAAACCCAGAAATTCACCGACGCCATTAAAAAAGGCGACCTGGCCACTGCGAAGAAGCTCTACGCACCGACCCGCGTGCACTATGAGTCGATTGAGCCGATTGCCGAACTGTTCAGTGACCTCGATGCCTCCATCGACTCCCGGGTTGATGACCACGAAAAAGGCGTGACCGCTGAAGACTTCACCGGTTTTCACCGCATTGAATACACCCTGTTCTCCGAGAACAGCACCAAAGGCCTGGACGCCCTGGCTGACAAGCTCAACACCGACGTCAAAGACCTGCAAACCCGCGTGGCCGGTCTGACCTTCCCGCCCGAGAAAGTGGTAGGCGGTGCTGCCGCACTGATGGAAGAAGTTGCCGCGACCAAGATTTCCGGCGAAGAAGACCGCTACAGCCACACCGACCTGTATGACTTCCAGGGCAACGTAGACGGCGCGAAGAAAATTTTTGATTTGTTCCGTCCGCAAATCGCCGCGAACGACAAGGCATTTGTCGCCAAGGTCGACAAAAACTTCGCCACCGTTGACAAGATTCTGGCCAAATACAAAACCAAAGAGGGTGGTTTTGAGACCTACGACAAAGTCAAAGATAACGATCGCAAGGCGCTGGTCGGCCCGGTCAACACCCTGGCCGAAGACTTGTCGACCTTGCGCGGCAAGCTGGGCTTGAACTAA